Proteins found in one Chitinispirillales bacterium genomic segment:
- a CDS encoding nucleoside deaminase, whose amino-acid sequence MTPHEKFMKKALKEAQKAFANNEVPIGAVVVKDGKIIAKGYNKIELKQDPTAHAEIVALAAAAKKIGTWRLDDCQLFVSVEPCVMCLGACFQARVKKIVFGAGDSRFGAISNKNYVEIAKNVYMREPEIVGGVCEEKCKELLQTFFRQIRIKNKSLKN is encoded by the coding sequence ATGACGCCGCACGAAAAATTTATGAAAAAAGCGCTTAAAGAGGCGCAAAAGGCGTTTGCCAATAACGAAGTTCCCATTGGCGCGGTCGTCGTAAAAGACGGAAAAATTATCGCCAAAGGATACAATAAAATTGAGTTAAAGCAAGACCCGACCGCTCACGCCGAAATCGTAGCGCTTGCGGCGGCGGCAAAAAAAATCGGCACTTGGCGGCTTGACGACTGCCAATTATTCGTTTCGGTAGAGCCGTGTGTCATGTGTTTGGGGGCGTGTTTTCAGGCGAGAGTGAAGAAAATCGTTTTCGGCGCAGGCGACAGCAGATTCGGCGCAATCTCAAATAAAAATTACGTCGAAATCGCAAAAAACGTTTATATGAGAGAGCCGGAAATTGTCGGCGGAGTCTGCGAAGAAAAATGTAAAGAATTGCTTCAAACGTTTTTCAGACAGATCAGAATTAA